A region from the Acipenser ruthenus chromosome 13, fAciRut3.2 maternal haplotype, whole genome shotgun sequence genome encodes:
- the LOC117418522 gene encoding cytochrome P450 3A27-like, whose translation MNFLPTLSTETWTLLALFFTLLFVYGIWPYGFFKKLGIPGPRPLPFVGTFLEYRKGFHGFDMACFKKYGRMWGIYDGRLPILAVMDTAMIKTVLVKECYSLFTNRRNFGLNGELYDALSIVEDEEWKRIRSVLSPSFTSGRLKEIFPIVKQYADTLLRNVQKAADAKETVQMKEMFGAYSMDVVASTSFSVNIDSLNSPKDPFVTNIKKMMKFNFLNPFLLLLVLFPFLMPVLEKFHVSIFPTSVLDFFYGSIRKIKSDRKKNDHIAGNRVDFLQLMVDSQIPDKSAQSKPDEQPSKGLTDHEILSQAMLFIFAGYETTSTTLSFLIYNLATNPKAMTKLQEEIDRVLPDKAPVTYESLAAMEYLDMALNESLRLYPAAPRLERVSKKTVEISGVTIPKGTVVMIPTYALHRDAEHWPDPEVFDPERFSKDKTESMDQYAFLPFGAGPRNCIGMRFAVILVKVAIVTVLQNFCFLPCKETQIPPELDIQGLLQTKKPIELKVVSRAPTNNEE comes from the exons ATGAACTTCCTGCCAACTCTTTCAACGGAGACATGGACTCTGCTTGCCTTATTCTTTACGCTATTGTTTGT GTATGGGATTTGgccatatggattttttaaaaagcttgggATTCCTGGACCTAGACCCTTGCCCTTCGTAGGGACATTTTTGGAATACAGGAAG GGTTTTCATGGATTTGATATGGCCTGTTTTAAGAAGTATGGCCGAATGTGGGG gaTTTATGATGGAAGGCTGCCAATTTTGGCTGTGATGGACACAGCAATGATAAAAACAGTCCTAGTAAAAGAGTGCTACAGCCTCTTCACTAACCGACGG aatttcGGCTTGAACGGGGAACTCTATGATGCCCTGTCCATTGTGGAAGATGAGGAATGGAAAAGAATCCGCAGTGTGCTCTCGCCCTCCTTCACCAGCGGAAGACTTAAAGAG ATCTTCCCCATAGTCAAGCAATATGCAGACACTTTGCTGCGAAATGTTCAGAAGGCGGCAGATGCCAAAGAGACTGTTCAAATGAAAGA GATGTTTGGCGCATACAGTATGGACGTTGTTGCTAGCACCTCCTTCAGTGTAAACATTGACTCTCTCAACAGCCCTAAAGATCCCTTTGTGACCAACATCAAGAAAATGATGAAATTCAACTTCCTTAACCCATTTTTGTTACTGTTAG ttctttttccttttttaatgcCGGTGCTTGAGAAATTCCACGTTTCAATATTTCCAACATCGGTTCTAGATTTTTTTTATGGATCTATTCGGAAAATCAAGTCTGACCGGAAGAAAAATGACCATATT GCAGGTAACAGAGTAGATTTCTTGCAGCTGATGGTAGATTCTCAGATTCCTGATAAAAGTGCTCAATCCAAACCAGATGAACAGCCTTCCAAAG GTCTGACAGACCATGAGATCCTGTCTCAGGCTATGCTCTTCATTTTCGCTGGCTATGAAACCACTAGCACCACTCTCTCCTTCTTGATATATAACCTGGCAACCAACCCCAAGGCAATGACGAAGCTGCAGGAGGAGATAGATCGAGTCCTTCCAGACAAG GCTCCTGTGACCTATGAATCACTGGCGGCGATGGAGTACCTGGACATGGCATTGAATGAGTCCCTGAGACTGTACCCTGCAGCACCACGGCTTGAGAGGGTGAGCAAGAAGACCGTAGAGATCAGTGGGGTTACCATCCCCAAGGGGACTGTTGTTATGATACCCACCTATGCCCTGCACCGCGACGCAGAACACTGGCCGGACCCTGAAGTCTTTGATCCTGAAAG GTTCAGCAAAGACAAGACAGAAAGCATGGACCAGTATGCCTTCCTACCATTCGGAGCTGGTCCTCGTAATTGCATTGGAATGAGATTTGCTGTCATCCTCGTGAAAGTGGCGATTGTTACCGTGCTTCAGAACTTCTGCTTTCTTCCCTGCAAGGAGACCCAG ATCCCCCCTGAGCTGGATATCCAAGGACTGCTCCAGACGAAAAAACCCATTGAGCTGAAGGTCGTCTCCCGGGCTCCTACTAACAACGAAGAATGA